The nucleotide sequence CTCCCGCCCCGCGCCCACCGGACCGAGGAGGACGCGGTGCAGGCGGCGCCCTCCCGGGTCGAGCCAGAGCAGCTCCAGGGGGTCGCCCTCGTAGAAGTGCCACGCCTCGTCCGCGGTGACGCGGTGCCAGCGGCTCCGCTCGCCGGAGGCGAGGAGGAAGTAGATGGTGGTGAGCGCCGCGCGGTCGTCCGGGGCGCGGTCGGGGCGGACGCGGAGGTGCGAGCGGAACAGCTCGCGGAAGTGGCCTCCCTCCGGGTGCGGCTGGAGGTCCAGCTCGCGGAGCAGCTCGGTGGCGCGCGGGTGCATCGGCTCGGGTGCGGATGGGGTGCGGTGCGGCGCGGGCGGGTCGTCGCGCAGCTCGGGTTCGTCGCCGCGGATCCGCGCGGGGTCGGGGCGGAGCGGGGG is from Longimicrobiaceae bacterium and encodes:
- a CDS encoding cupin domain-containing protein; its protein translation is PPLRPDPARIRGDEPELRDDPPAPHRTPSAPEPMHPRATELLRELDLQPHPEGGHFRELFRSHLRVRPDRAPDDRAALTTIYFLLASGERSRWHRVTADEAWHFYEGDPLELLWLDPGGRRLHRVLLGPVGAGREPVHVVPAGCWQAARPAGAFTLVGCTVGPGFEFEDFAILDAHPEMADRIRRDFPETEELI